tcggtcatctacatctacatacatactttctcacaccaacacgccctttttaGCTCGTCACCCTCCCCCAGTAacgcacactgcatgaggcagagtgtgcgagcgagaaagcaTAGCAACAATAAGTAAGagcgagaagggacgtgtgagacgcttcttacccgtcacaatttttatacccggcactcagtactacatctgcaccttagcggttatttgtcaaattataaattttttcttcatctgtcatctcatcaacaacactgctcacgccaacacgctcctttagctcgccaccctcccctagagcaacacactgcagagtcagggcagagacgtggcagaggcagaggcagagacgtgtcagaggcagaagcagagtttgaatgagagaatgtgcaaaaaacaaaaataagctgCGGGTGGGTTTagtcactgcaaattaatttctacattgtggccataataatgatctaataggatctcaatttggtgatctgatagatatggtcattccctacgaaatggcgttagttttcttttatcttacaaattgtaggtttggcaggtcttcgcccttttgcgtggcggaagggggccaagacggacagacggacggacggacagacagacatggctcaatcgactcggctattgatgctgatcaagaatatatatacttaatggggtcggaaacgtttccttctgtgcgttacatacaaccgttattcgcacaaatacaatataccctatttactcttctagtaccgggtataataagcAGAGCTGCTGGAAAGGGTAAGtgtcattctggctataataatgatccaatctgattcCAATTCCCAATTGATCTGAAAGATATAGTCCTTTCCTACGGAATGTCGTttttagtttacttttttttaatcttcaaaattgtgaatacagCTGATTTTCAGCCTTTTCGAGGGCGGGGCgggaaatacacttgtaacagtgtgagcatacagccatatGGATGCACAAATTTGTGGCTCTAgattttatagtctctgagatccaggggctcaacaagacggacggacagacaaacatggCTATATCTATATAGCTATATAGTTTCCTTCTCttcgttacatacatccacttttccccacaaatacaatataccctctttactcttcgagtaccgggtataaatattgGACAAAAGTTGATTTTGATAGCAAAGCGTTGAATGAATTCTGAGTGTGGGTGGTAGGAATGGGTAGGAGTAGTTGGAATGCATGGGGGAGTTGGTGGGGGAGTACTTACTTAGAGCTAGAGAGTACTAAGGTATGTGTATAAGTTATTGCAAGTTatcatttataattattataaatatttgctgtgTGTACGCTTTTTACTAGTTGGCTCGTATTGTTCGATTCTTATTCATGTTCGTCAGCATCAGCGAAATGTACGAGGTCAACAGATCGTCCATCTTGTAGCCCAACGATGTTTCGCAGAGCAGCTTCGAGCCTCGCACCAGATTGCCAATAGTCATGTGGAAGTACGTATTGCCGGACGACCAGTTCGAGATGCGTGTAAAGGGATGCGTGACCAGGATATCCTAGAAAgcgaataaatatataaatacaagCAAACATTGGGTATCTATGGCAAAGACTCACCTTGGTCACGGGATGTATGAGACTCACGCCGTGTTTGTTGATTGCTATAAGCAACATTTCCGGATAATTCGGTTCGGTGGTTTGTTTCACCTCAAAGAAGGCAGAACCAAACGTGGGCCATCTGTTCGGGTAAGAAAttacaatatatacatatatattttttaacaatttCTAGTCTAAAAATTACCTGTAGACAATCTTCAAGAAGGCCACCTTGGCATCCTCTGAGGTCATTCCACCATCCTGATTATACGAGGCCACAATGGAACGCTTCCATTCATTGGTGCTCTGCATTTTCATAATATCCGATGGAATAAGTTCCCTCAGCATTTGtctgcaacaaaaataaattattaatagaTGAATTTATAAGGATAAAGACATCCCTCCCTGCCACTTACGGTATGGCCTGCagttctgttttattttcgccAAATCGCACGCGGAAGACTAATGCAGCCAGCTTGGCTGCCTCCTCCCTGGAGCACTTGTGATAGCCGCGTAACAGCTTGGGTAGCTCCTGGTGATAGTGGAATATAAGATCTGCATTGCGGTCCTTGCCTGGCACTGTGTTCGTCCACAGTTTCTTCATGAAGAACACCTGATAGGTAAACTGGGGATTGGCACCGTCGCGGATGGGTCGCGCCTTCTTTATCCAGTCGGTCAGATGGCGCACAAAGTCAAAGAAGAAGTCGCCCTCCGGCACAGAGATCACCTTGTCGGCAATCTtcacaaacagagagaagcCCTCGCTGGTGCGCAGCGAAAGACGCTGCGAGATGTTATTGCAGAAATCCTTGGCTCGAGTGGAGCTGTCCACCTCGAAGGCTTCGTCCGTGTCGTCGGGAAAGTAGACCTTGTGGAAGATTTGCGTTGTCTTGTGCTGTATagcctccacttccacttgatGCGGCGGATATTTGCGTTGTCCATGGCGTATGGTCTTCTGCAGGCGATGAATAGAGTCCTGCGAGATGGGATGCCGCCTTGTGCGCAGGAACAGCGACAACTCCTTCAGCAAGCCTTGCGAGCAGGCGAACAGACCCGTGGCCAACCACATTAGCTCCCATCCCCTCTCTTCGGACATGCGATTGCGATTGTCGGTTAGCTGCTTCATCAGCTGGCAATAAATCTCGTCGCGCAGAATCTCATGCTTGAGCGGTCCATCGAATATGTGATCCGTGATCTCGTTACCCATGCGGGGCCGCTTCGAGGGCAGATCCCCCATGTACTTAAGTAtggcggcaaaggcaaagcaggcctcctcggccagctcctctttgctctgcagcttgcgcagcagcggcaatttGATGGGATCCCTCGAATAGCGCCACAACTCCTCGTTCCGCTTCGAGCTGAGCGTCAGCGTCTTGGACATGGTGCGCTTGGGCGGCAGCCGGAAATGATCCAGAGCGTATTCCATCAGCGTATGCGGTCGATCTCTCGGTTCAACGGCTACGCCATTCGAGGCCATGCTCAGGCGGCGTCCGTGATGCGCTGCATCCTCGATGTTGAACAAGGCGAGTATGTCCTGTGGCGGTTTGCTGAGAGTCGGCAGTACATAGACCGTTTCCGCGGGGAAATCGCCACGCTCCTGCGAGCGATCGCAGCGTCCTATGCACCAGCCATTGTTTAGCACAGATTCGCCGCACGATTCGTCCTCCAAAATGATCAAATCGCCTTTAAAGAAGGACAAGAAACTCGTTCCATCCGACGGAGCGCGATAGTCCTGCAGGGCAATGACATATTTTGAACTGAAAGGGCAGAAAGAGGAGTATAAAATGGTTTATAATTCCCCTATCCTTCCCGATACTAACCGTTTTTTTAGGCCATCTAGGAAATATACCACCAGATCCCTGATATCCTCTGCATTTGGACTCTGGAATGTAAACTCTTCACCGCGCACTGTGGACAAACTAAATGTCTGTGTGAACACCTTGGTTGTCTTCTGACTGGACACGGCTGTGATCTCAGGGAAgctcagctccagcagcacctgcTCCTGATCATCCACCACATAGACGCCCGTCCAATTGACGGCTATGATGACATCATTCTTCGGCAGATTGGGTCCCGAATTGCGATAGGCCTCGTAAAAGCGCGAGAAGAGCAGAGGCCACTTGTACTTGGCGTAGCTGACAATATCCTCCTTGATCTTGAGCGCCGCAATCTTATCCTTCACATAGTAGGACTTCTTGTAGGCCTGCAGCACAAGAGCAGCCCATCGCTCGATGGCCTTGTCAACGCCACTCAAACAGAAGTCGGGTATAAAGTTGGGCAGCAGCGTAAACAGCCGCTCCATGGACATGTCCGTGCCGTATTCGATGAAGTATTGCTGGGCCGCAATCATGGCCAGATCCTCCTCCTTGTCGCAACGATATTCCCCGAATTTGACGCCTCTCACCACCTGCTGATAGATCAGATTGGTGGCCACCTGATCGTGGGTGGGCTCGTGCCAGGGCGCGAAGATCTCCTTGCGGAAGAACAAACGCCAGGGTGCGTTTCTTTCCTGTGCGCCCTGCTCCTTGGCATATTGCTCGCACTGGGAAATGGCATCCATCACATGATCCCCGCCACTGCCCAGCGAACTAACCTTGTCGAAGAGAGCAATGTACAACGAGAATCCAAACTGATCCTTGAGCGTTATCTTGTCCGACAGCTGATTGCACAGCTCCCTGGCCGTGGTGGCTGAGTCCGCGAGCAAAGTCTTGGTATTTCCATCCATAAACGTGATTGGCAGCATGATGGGCTTCTTTGATTTCGTCGCCTGGAGCTCCAGCCAGGAGGGCGGCTGATTGCGCGTGCCATTGTTGAACGTGCGCTTAAGTCGCTCCTCGCAGTAGGGAGCATAGCCGGGCGGGCCCTCTCGTATAAAAGCCCGCAGATAGTTGACAAACTTCTCCGATGGCGCAAAGCAGCCCACGCATAGCGACAGCAGTATCCAGCCACGGGCATGTGAGGATTTCAAAGGATTATTGGTCAACTGCTTGCATATCTGGCAGTAGATTTCATCGCGCAACTCGGCGCGCAGTATGCCATGGCCGATTATGAAGTGGAGCTTCTCCAGGTTCGAGGTGGGGCGCGACTGCAGCCAGGACTGGTAGCTATCCGCAGTGTACTCATCGTCCTGCAGTCGTCGGCGCACATCTTCGCCAAGTTTGTTCTTACGCTTCAGCGTCAACGAGACGAGTTTGTGGCGTATTGAGCGTGGCTTCTGCTTGAGAAAGGCATCCGGATCCAGGCCCATCAGTTGAGCCTCTTGGAATTCCTGtgaaattaaacataaatctTAGAAACTGTACACTCAAAGAAATTGCACGGAACATTTACCTTACTCCTGATGAAATTACGTCCCAATGTGGCCGTTACCTTGGACATCACCGATGTGGTGTCCATGCGATCCATTGTATGATATTTGGGCTCTGGCATATCCCCCGTGAAACGCAGTATGGTGATCCACAGTGCCTGGGCGGCTAATTGATCGCCCTGtgtgtgcagcggcagcaggggATGCTTCAGGGCCTTCTTGGCGTACTGATGATTCACGTTCCCCTGGAAGTAGGTGGCTGCGAATTTCTGAAACTTGAACTCAGACAgatcctcctcatcctcggaGACATGCAATTGGGCAATGATGTCCTCCTGGTTGGCGGCCTGTCCCTGGGGCAGATCCATGAACACTGAAGTCTCCCTTCCGCCATGTGGCGTCGGAGCATCGCTGCTGGAGTCGGGTAGAAAGTCAAACATTGCCTCCACCAACTTGCCATCGTCGACGGGCTCTTCCTGCTTGCGTGCCGCATCGTTGATGATATTCATCTTCACCTCCACGCGGCGTCGATCCTCCAGCTGTGTGGCTATCTCCCGTCGCTCCAGTTCGTGCAGGCGATCGCGGTAATGCTGCTCGGCAATTTCCCGGGCATGCTTATTGCCACGATGcatcagctcctgctcctccatttTGCGCAGATGCAGGACCTCCGCGAATTGCTTGTGCTCGAGGCGCAGCTTGCGATAGCGACGCATAGCAATCATGCGCCTCACATGCGACTGTATCTTGATTACGGCCCACATCTTGTGGCCGTACTCGCGCCTCACTAGATACCCTCTGGCATGGGCCTGTAGTCCCACAATGTGGCCCCTGAGATGACGGAAGCGATGCGACAGAACACGCGATCGTATCAAAGCCTGCAATCGCATGTAGCCCACGCGCATGTTCCTGTAGCGCTTCCGCTGCGCATAGCCCTTCCAGAATCTCTGCACACTGATGGCAGCAGCCCTCAGACGCAGGAAGCGCCGGCGATACACCCACCCACGAATGCTACGCTGCAGTATGAGGATCTTTCGCGTCAGCACACGATCGCGCTCTTGCTCCAGGAACAGATCGTGGGCATCTTTCAGGAAGACCTTCGTGTGTCCCAGCTGATAGTCGGATTTGCCCAGGACCATGGCACAAATGCGTGACGTGGCCACCTGGCAATCGGTGCGATGAGCGGGCGGCACTCCCGGTATCAAAAACCGATATCTCTCCACAAACTCACGGAACCCGTGACGAATGGGATAGCCAGCTCGACGTATCCGTATGGTTTCCATCATGCCAGAGTATCGCAACTGACGACAGCACAGACCGCGATCGAACATCATGGGTTTCTTTAGCTCGTTGGGCTTAATGCAGCGTATGAAGAAGGGCTGACAGCTGCTAAGGGTCTTCATCAGGGCATCCAGAGACTTGCGGAACTGCGTGGACAGTGTGGGTGTTCGCTTTCGCGTCTCGGCGCCCATCTCAATATCCTGAGCAAAAATCTGCCTGAGAAATTTGTTGCCACTCTGGCTAACCAAATGCAACAGATCCGGACTGAAGGTGTCCCTGTTCTTGTCCAGAAAACCCCGCGTATCGTAAAATACCACACCCGCAAAGTGATTCAGGCCAAAGCTGGTGTTTATGTCCGACTTGGGCTTCAGATAGTTCTTGTGCGATCCATGGGTCTTGTGCAGCTTGGCCAACATCGTGGTGTCCGTGCCCTTGGGGAAGCGCGCCTCCTCATCAATCAGAGCCATAATGTTCAGCTGCTTGATAGCTATCAGATCGAGGGCATCCTGATTGTCCACAAACTCAATGTGCTGCCAGTTGATGGCCTCGTGGTtgtactcctcctgctccaacTTGAAAATGTGCTGCACAAAGAACTGCTGCAGATTCTCGTTGGCATAGTTGATGCAAAACTGCTCAAAGCTGTTCTGATCAAAATTTTCAAAGCCGAAAATGTCCAGCACTCCGATGGCATTGCGTGAAGTTGCTCGCGGCTTGAAAATGGCTGTATTTATCTTCCTCACAATATGCACAAAGAGTCGCCCGTATATGCCCTTGACAAAGGCGTCGCGCACATCCACCGACTGGTCCCGCGAGAGGGTCGACACCACCGTCTCGCCATGTGCGAACAGTGTGCGTCGCGTCAACGCATCAATCAATGGTTGTATGGGCAGTCCTAGAAGTCCAGCCACACGCTCCACATTTATGTGTTCGGGTATCTCTGTTGCGTCCAGATTATCCACCACCGTGGCCTTGTACTTGATGTTGCCACAGTGCAGTAGAGCGGCGAGAAGTTTGATTATCTCCCAAATCTCCTGATCCGAAAACAGTAAAACCTTCATGGCGGATCGTATATCAGAGAATTCAGCGGCATCATCGCGTCCCTCGCAGGTTATGCTATTACCGCCAGTCAGATATCTGTCAAGGAACGAAAGATTCAGTCATTCGTAGCCATTAAAGTCTGCACATTGCCTCTCACTTGTAATCCGCAGCTGCGCCCAAATCGAGGCGACTCTTTTCCTCGGACGAAAGACCAgccaaaatacaataaaacaCGTGATAATTACGTTCGCTGTGATTCTGGGAAACAATTCGTGACTTCTCCAATAGATATTGCTCGATTTTGGCACCCTCGATCACACCATTCGCGCTAAAGtgtatatctatatatttgCCAAATCtgttaataaacaaaagatcGATTAGCCATGAAAAAGATTCCTCTTAGGTCTAAGATATTTACCTGGAAGAATTATCATTTCGTATGGTCTTGGCATTGCCAAACGCTTCTAGTATGGGATTTGCCTCTAGGATTTGCTGCTCAATCCACGAATGCTTGCCACTGATAGCCGCCAGATATTGTAGGATCAGCTTAGTGCTTTCCGTCTTGCCCGCACCCGACTCACCCGATATGACAATGCATTGATCCTGGAGGTAGCGTTTCATATGCGCATACGCATTGTCGCCAATGGCAAAGATATGCGGTGGGAGTTCTCCTATTTTGCGCTCCTTATACAGTTTGATCTGATCACCCGTGTAGATGGGCAGGATCTGGTAGGGATTGACGGCAACCAATATGGAACCGGTATAGGTCTGAAAGGCAGGAGTAAAAATGCAAAGCTTATCTTTTCATGCTTTTAGGTTTATTTTCATAAGGAATACCTCTTATTTTCTCTTGCCGTCAAATGGCAAGCATTTACTGATAAATACCTAATGTGAATTGGGGCATGATAAGGAATTTCGATAGTACACTACCGATCATTGGAATAGACTCAAGAATTCAGCTGCGAATGATaatggaaaaaatatatttttctaaaaattcttaaaaaaatctctgccatagaaaaaaaccataattcttaaaaaaaaaaatttgaagcCCTGTCTCtgagaaaaagtcggtttggttcgaagcggaaaaaaaattcgattttgtcgagtagtgtaatcaTTCGTAGCtggatttaaaaaaaaaattaatattgaaaattCTTGAGTCTATTCCAATGATTGGGAGTGGTACACTTCAATAAAGATATAATATATTCCTAGTGGGGTCATATGTGTCTTTTAATGAATTTACTGCGGGTTAACCAAGGAACTTATTATTGATTCAAaggatttttgcatttctacAGGTAGATAATGGTCagtacaattttttgttgctctacTCACATAAATTAGATTCTCCTTGTAGCGTATAAGTAGATTCCGCAAGATGCCAGCTTCATGAAGATCGCCAAGCGATATCATATCCTCCACACCCTGGACGGAGGACGCGTGCATGGCCTTGATGCGACGCTCGGGGGCCAGCCAGACCTCGTCGCCATCATCGTCACGCACTTGGATGCGTCGACCCTCCGCGGAGATGACACGTGCTCCAATGGCCACATCGAATTCTCGTCCCGAGGCGGGCTCTATCCAGATGTAGTCACCCTGTGTGGATCGATGGTCACaagttttaaaattttttaaCAATTTGGATTTCGACTTTACGACGAGGCTGACTGCCACATTTGGTTGTCATGGACAGAGAGCCCCAAACCCAgagcaataaaaaacaatatcTTGACGTTGTTTGTTGTAAGAATCGGTGGAGCGGAACgcagcaaaaaacagcaagagcagaaaGAGTGATACCAGGGACAGACCTAAACGATGGTTAATACAGTGGTGTGCAGATATTGACACAACAGGTGGAGTAGGGAGGGGATCACTTCAAGGAATATTTTCAGGGAGTGAAGTGTTACATTTTCCATTATCAAATTTACCCCATCGAAAAACCCGTTGCCTGGTTTCAATATTTCTGCCCACCACTGTGTACGGACGCAATGGGAGACAAAGTGAGGTAAGGCTCACATACCTCACACGCATTCACATATACATGTGCAACAAACTTCCGCTTTTTGCTTCTTCACTGTGTTGCTCctactccttttttttgtacaaattaaCAAGGTGTACAAAAATGTAAGGTTGATGCATGGCTGACTTTCAAACTTGCGCTCTGTCTTTCGACAGCATGTGCTTTGGGTTTCCTCCTGCACTTAAATTAGTCAGAGCAGTTACCGGATAAGGTCTCACCTTAAATCTAttcactttgcttttgcaCATTGAAAAGGAAGagcaacatatgtacatatgtatggatgtatgtatgtagatgcaTCATTATAGATGAAGCAAGATCTTGGCTCTTTCTATGAACGTTATGTACTCTCTTCAAACTTACACGTGTTACAATCACCATATTTGTCGTCCTTCATTTACTGTTCCCGGGGTTTTGGCATCCAAATTCAAAGCTCCGTCGTCTGCTTCTTCCTTGATTCTTTGCCTCCTTCTTCTACTTTTTCTAGTGGTGTTGTTCTGTTCCATAAAAGAGAACAAGTGGAAGAGAGTTAGCCAtaggcaaacagcaacagcaacaagttaGCGCCTGCCTGCGGCAACTGAAACCGGCTTTGGAAAAAACACGAAGAATTAAGGTGAAGTTTACGGTAAATTAAAAGAATTCACAACTTGTCGCTGTCTTCGTTTGTGGTCCGTCTTAgttgtattctttttgttgttttttcttcgtATGTCTATTTCTCTATCTGTGTATATCTCTGTCATTCCTAGTCAATTTCGTTCTTTCTTTACATTTGGCATAGCCTAACCAATTCACATGCTCGGCTTACACGCACCCACAGTCAAAGCAACAGTCAAGCACTACTCCCACATGACCCAAGGCCAgtgttttataattattaaaccCATTGGGAAAAAGGTAGTTCTAGGATGGAGGGTAAAAGTTAAGGTTTAAAAAAGCAAGAACAGAAAGAGTGATACCAGGGACAGACCTGAACTATGGTTAATACAGTGGTGGGCAGATATTCACAAAACAGGTCGAGTAGGGAGGGTATCACTTCAAGGAATGTTTTCAGGGTGACAAGTGTTACATTTTCCTTTAAAAAATTTACCCCATCGAAAAACCTGTTGCTTGATGTCAATATTTCTGCTCATCACTGTTTACGGGCGCAAACGTTGAGATccattatacatatgtatatttaaagtCACTAGAAGTTCGCAAATATTTCCTCCTCTAGGTTAAGAATAAcctaaatacaatttaaaactgtaaccaaaattttttatttattcttaaCCCATCTGAAACTTTCGGTACTTTTTCCAAGCACCCAGcaatcacacacactcactcgcaGATTCATATAGACTAAACTGAGAATAACAATACCCCCCCAAAAACACTAACAACAAATTACTCACCAATTCCTAAGCCATTCGTTACTTTCGATacttctttttctttcccgaaatcaaatcaaacagtCCCATACGTGACTGAAAAAATCttcataaattataaactcCATAGACATGCAAAAAAGGCCAACCAgctattttcactttttagcGACAATCTTCCGTGGCAGTCCCCAAAGCCAATAAATACGAGAACCCAACCGAAAGCCTAACCGAAGGTCTCTGAATGGTTTGGgtttgttatgcaaattgttttagGGGGGGTTTCATAAAAATGTACTTTCATTACTTTATACGGAGAGGCACGGCGGGACAACGTCATATACGATTTAGGCAATAGAAAACTACAGGTCCATAACAATACATTTCTAGACAGAAAAGAAAGGTGTTGAAATTGATGGACTCTTCTCAGGGGAAATCTGCGTGATAAGCTAAATGGAATCAATTCagaaatgaaaaacatttccattgttCATCCTGAAgtggaaattttgaaaatatctAAAGGGAAAAGGGGAGTTGGACATTGATACTCGTAGATGTGGATATTGAGAGTGCAATGGTAATTGTTTTAAGAGAATGATATAAGAAATAAAGATAGGAGACGATCGCATGCCATAATAGGAAAAAATTAACGACCACATGATTACTTCCAATGATAATTCCTTGAATATCGAACATAATATAATTCTGCTATACAAACGATCATATCGCAAAGAATTTACCTAAAAAGATAACATTACTTGcgacgtatgtatgtatgtacatacatatgtacatacatatgtatatttaaagcTCTTTAAGCAGATCAGCTTTATAGCTACTGGATCATAGGAAATTCTATTTGTCATCATCTTTTTACTTGAAAGTCCCCAACCTCGCATAATATTTTGTATCTAATAGCTAAGAATAGCTTTTTAATTTAACACCTGTGAACTCTCCACCTGCATATCATAGATATACCATAAAGAGACCCCTTTGAGGAGCAGGCCATTATGAGGCAGTATCTCGTGGAGGCTCAATTTCCAGTCGGTGGCCATTTGAAACCGCCTTCCAATTGGACACCCCATCCATCATTTAACACATGGctaacagcagcgacagaggcagcaacagcaacagcggacCCTGCCGCATCCAACACCAggtatacatacgtacatatgcacGAGTTACTCATTTTTAGGCGTCTCTCTATAGGTGGGATACAATCCTATCGCGAAGGTAATTGCAACATGCCagacaaaaaacagcaacaaaaaaacaatggCAACCAAATTTAGTGGCACAAAAagagaggcggcggcggcacgtAAACCAGTCTGGTTACGCTCTGGCGGTCAAAATACAAGTATACCCCATAATgcagaagcagtagcagcagcacatagGGAACTTACACTCCCAATCAGGGGAATAGACTCACGAATTTtcaatattaaaatatattctaaaaatctaaaaaaaaaatatatttttccattaatcaagactctctttcttatttaaaaagtaaagaattaGACTTCTAAGTAAAAAGGTTTTTttatttaactattttttgtAAGTACCAAAAAAATAGGTCCAGTTTTATCGATCACTCGAATAGACTCAACTTGCATATTAGGCAAACTTGTTTGGAATTGCTTGGTAAAGTCCTTCAGGACATTGAAATGAAAGGGATTTCAAAGGGTTCAAGTTATGGAAGTTTCAAATAtcataataaaaaatgtaatacaaAGCTTTTGCCTAATATTAAAGTTTAGTCTATTCGAGTGATCGCTGAAACAGACCCTATTTTTGtggtatttacacaaaaaaactcatttaaaaaaaaactttttactTAGAAGTCtaattctttactttttaaataagGCAGAGAgtcttgattaatggaaaaatatattttttccatAATCATTCGTAGCTGGATTTTGACAATAAATTTTCCTATTGAAAATTCGTGATCCTATTCCACTGATTAGGAGTGTATCTACAAGCCACACATAAGCAGACACacgtacaaatgtacatacacatacatacactcaGTAGAACATCTATGGACGGTCGAAAACGTGAGCCGGAAACTCTAGTGAACAGTtcatatttttgaaaaatcaattgaatctCTTTGGATCTTTtgtgatatatgtacatacatatttacatatatgtacatatgtatgctccTATTCTCTTTACAGTGATTACACTTTACCtatactgtatgtacatatgtatgcatgtatgcagatctgtacatatgtatgtacatatatatgtatggataatggtttatatatatatatgt
The sequence above is a segment of the Drosophila subobscura isolate 14011-0131.10 chromosome U, UCBerk_Dsub_1.0, whole genome shotgun sequence genome. Coding sequences within it:
- the LOC117900085 gene encoding myosin-VIIa, coding for MVIVTRGDYIWIEPASGREFDVAIGARVISAEGRRIQVRDDDGDEVWLAPERRIKAMHASSVQGVEDMISLGDLHEAGILRNLLIRYKENLIYTYTGSILVAVNPYQILPIYTGDQIKLYKERKIGELPPHIFAIGDNAYAHMKRYLQDQCIVISGESGAGKTESTKLILQYLAAISGKHSWIEQQILEANPILEAFGNAKTIRNDNSSRFGKYIDIHFSANGVIEGAKIEQYLLEKSRIVSQNHSERNYHVFYCILAGLSSEEKSRLDLGAAADYKYLTGGNSITCEGRDDAAEFSDIRSAMKVLLFSDQEIWEIIKLLAALLHCGNIKYKATVVDNLDATEIPEHINVERVAGLLGLPIQPLIDALTRRTLFAHGETVVSTLSRDQSVDVRDAFVKGIYGRLFVHIVRKINTAIFKPRATSRNAIGVLDIFGFENFDQNSFEQFCINYANENLQQFFVQHIFKLEQEEYNHEAINWQHIEFVDNQDALDLIAIKQLNIMALIDEEARFPKGTDTTMLAKLHKTHGSHKNYLKPKSDINTSFGLNHFAGVVFYDTRGFLDKNRDTFSPDLLHLVSQSGNKFLRQIFAQDIEMGAETRKRTPTLSTQFRKSLDALMKTLSSCQPFFIRCIKPNELKKPMMFDRGLCCRQLRYSGMMETIRIRRAGYPIRHGFREFVERYRFLIPGVPPAHRTDCQVATSRICAMVLGKSDYQLGHTKVFLKDAHDLFLEQERDRVLTRKILILQRSIRGWVYRRRFLRLRAAAISVQRFWKGYAQRKRYRNMRVGYMRLQALIRSRVLSHRFRHLRGHIVGLQAHARGYLVRREYGHKMWAVIKIQSHVRRMIAMRRYRKLRLEHKQFAEVLHLRKMEEQELMHRGNKHAREIAEQHYRDRLHELERREIATQLEDRRRVEVKMNIINDAARKQEEPVDDGKLVEAMFDFLPDSSSDAPTPHGGRETSVFMDLPQGQAANQEDIIAQLHVSEDEEDLSEFKFQKFAATYFQGNVNHQYAKKALKHPLLPLHTQGDQLAAQALWITILRFTGDMPEPKYHTMDRMDTTSVMSKVTATLGRNFIRSKEFQEAQLMGLDPDAFLKQKPRSIRHKLVSLTLKRKNKLGEDVRRRLQDDEYTADSYQSWLQSRPTSNLEKLHFIIGHGILRAELRDEIYCQICKQLTNNPLKSSHARGWILLSLCVGCFAPSEKFVNYLRAFIREGPPGYAPYCEERLKRTFNNGTRNQPPSWLELQATKSKKPIMLPITFMDGNTKTLLADSATTARELCNQLSDKITLKDQFGFSLYIALFDKVSSLGSGGDHVMDAISQCEQYAKEQGAQERNAPWRLFFRKEIFAPWHEPTHDQVATNLIYQQVVRGVKFGEYRCDKEEDLAMIAAQQYFIEYGTDMSMERLFTLLPNFIPDFCLSGVDKAIERWAALVLQAYKKSYYVKDKIAALKIKEDIVSYAKYKWPLLFSRFYEAYRNSGPNLPKNDVIIAVNWTGVYVVDDQEQVLLELSFPEITAVSSQKTTKVFTQTFSLSTVRGEEFTFQSPNAEDIRDLVVYFLDGLKKRSKYVIALQDYRAPSDGTSFLSFFKGDLIILEDESCGESVLNNGWCIGRCDRSQERGDFPAETVYVLPTLSKPPQDILALFNIEDAAHHGRRLSMASNGVAVEPRDRPHTLMEYALDHFRLPPKRTMSKTLTLSSKRNEELWRYSRDPIKLPLLRKLQSKEELAEEACFAFAAILKYMGDLPSKRPRMGNEITDHIFDGPLKHEILRDEIYCQLMKQLTDNRNRMSEERGWELMWLATGLFACSQGLLKELSLFLRTRRHPISQDSIHRLQKTIRHGQRKYPPHQVEVEAIQHKTTQIFHKVYFPDDTDEAFEVDSSTRAKDFCNNISQRLSLRTSEGFSLFVKIADKVISVPEGDFFFDFVRHLTDWIKKARPIRDGANPQFTYQVFFMKKLWTNTVPGKDRNADLIFHYHQELPKLLRGYHKCSREEAAKLAALVFRVRFGENKTELQAIPQMLRELIPSDIMKMQSTNEWKRSIVASYNQDGGMTSEDAKVAFLKIVYRWPTFGSAFFEVKQTTEPNYPEMLLIAINKHGVSLIHPVTKDILVTHPFTRISNWSSGNTYFHMTIGNLVRGSKLLCETSLGYKMDDLLTSYISLMLTNMNKNRTIRAN